The Triticum aestivum cultivar Chinese Spring chromosome 7B, IWGSC CS RefSeq v2.1, whole genome shotgun sequence genome window below encodes:
- the LOC123161445 gene encoding uncharacterized protein — protein sequence MTIQTPMAEKEEAPATTTLNGGGGEDEEMREGGGAMYPSPCHRRSRRLAATATPSEEGTCDLLDYIPKSGWRHGSRVRSARERGTWSINIEPCSRDLCSASEGQKHGSRRNNDHWTSEEVKELVDGVSVYGVGPWTKLKNERFQISIRTAVHLKDKWRNLVKAFTGNVKRRVTPRLDKNCIEKIKRLAADYPRK from the exons atgacaataCAAACACCTATGGCTGAGAAAGAGGAGGCCCCTGCCACCACGACTCTCaatggcggaggaggagaagacgaggagatgagagagggaggaGGGGCCATGTACCCATCGCCTTGTCACCGGAGAAGCAGAAGGCTTGCGGCCACCGCCACACCATCGGAGGAGGGGACCTGCGATCTACTAG ATTACATACCAAAAAGTGGTTGGAGGCATGGAAGTCGTGTGAGAAGTGCACGCGAGAGAGGAACATGGTCGATAAACATTGAACCATGCTCCCGGGACTTGTGTTCTGCAAGTGAAGGCCAAAAACATGGGAGCAGAAGAAACAATGACCATTGGACATCTGAAGAGGTGAAAGAACTAGTGGATGGCGTATCTGTATATGGGGTTGGACCATGGACTAAGTTGAAGAATGAAAGGTTTCAAATATCAATTCGAACAGCTGTGCATCTTAAG GATAAGTGGAGAAACCTAGTGAAAGCCTTCACG GGAAATGTGAAAAGAAGGGTCACGCCTCGTCTAGATAAGAATTGCATCGAAAAGATCAAGAGGCTAGCAGCTGATTACCCTCGAAAATGA